Part of the Mycolicibacterium thermoresistibile genome, GGTGCTGATACCCGGCATCGGCACGGTCGCCAACGGTTCCCGCGGCTGGTTCGTGTTCGGGAGCCTGTCCATGCAGCCCTCGGAGGTCGCCAAGATCTCGTTGGCGCTGTGGGGTGCGCACCTGCTGGCCGCCCGGCGGATGGAACGGGCGTCGCTGCGCGAGATGCTGATTCCGCTGGTGCCGGCCACCGTGGTGGCGCTGGCGCTGATCGCCGCGCAGCCCGACCTCGGGCACACGGTGTCGTTGGGCATCATCCTGCTGGCCCTGCTGTGGTACGCGGGTCTGCCGCTGCGGGTGTTCGTCAGCTCGCTGGTGGCGATCGTCGCCGCGGCGGCCGTGCTGGCCATGGCCGAGGGCTACCGCTCGGTGCGGGTGCAGTCCTGGCTGAATCCCAACGCCGACCCGCAGGGCGCCGGTTATCAGGCTCGGCAGGCCCGGTTCGCGCTGGCCAACGGCGGGTTCTTCGGCGAGGGGCTGGGTCAGGGCACCGCCAAGTGGAACTACCTGCCCGAGGCGCACAACGACTTCATCTTCGCCATCATCGGTGAGGAACTCGGGTTCGTCGGTGCGATGGCGGTGCTGTGCCTGTTCGGCCTGTTCGCCTACACCGGCATGCGGATCGCCCGCCGCTCCGTCGACCCGTTCCTGCGGCTGTTCACCGCGACCGCCACGATGTGGCTGCTCAGCCAGGTGTTCATCAACGTCGGTTACGTGGTCGGCCTGCTGCCGGTGACCGGGCTGCAGTTGCCGCTGATCTCCGCCGGCGGCACCGCCTCGGTGACGACGCTGTTCATGATGGGGCTGATCGCCAACGCGGCCCGACACGAACCCGAGGCGGTGGCGGCGTTACGGGCCGGCCGCGACGATCGGGTGAACCGTTGGCTGCGGCTGCCGCTGCCCGAACCGTACGCGCCGACGCGGCTGGAGGCGGCGCGGGACCGGTTGCGCTCCCGGCCCGGCCGGCAGCGGGGCTCCAAGCAGGCCCCCCGGCAGACGGCCCGGACCCGGCGGGCCGCGGTGCGCACCGGGCATCCGGCGGATCGGCCGGCGCGTCGCTCAGGGCATCATGGAGGCGGTCGACGTTCCGGCGGCCGCGTCCGGCAGGATCGGACCGCACGTCGGAGCGGGGCCGCCCGCTCGGGTGCGGGTCAGCGACAACAGGGCCGACGGGCCCGCGCACTGGAAGGTCGACGTCAGGGGTGATTCACTCGGGCAGCGAGCCGCTGCCGTCCGGGGGCGAGCGTGGCATCCCGGGCCCGGCGGGGCGGGGGATGCCGGACCCGGAGGACCGGGAGATGGTGGACCGGGAGATATCCGTGGTGCTGGCCGGCGGTGGCACCGCCGGCCATGTGGAACCCGCGATGGCGGTCGCCGATGCGCTCACCGCGCTGGAACCGGGGGTGCGGATCACCGCGTTGGGCACCCACCGTGGGCTGGAGACCCGGCTGGTGCCCGAACGCGGCTACCGGCTCGAACTGATCACACCGGTGCCGCTGCCCCGTAAACCCACCGCCGATCTGGCCCGGCTCCCGCTGCGGGTGCGCCGGGCCGTGCGCGAGACCCGCGCGGTGCTCGACGCGGTGCGGGCCGATGTGGTCATCGGGTTCGGCGGCTACGTCGCGTTGCCCGCTTACCTGGCCGCGCGCGGCGGTCTGCGGCGACGGTCGGCGGTGCCGGTGGTGGTGCACGAGGCCAACGCCCACGCCGGATGGGCCAACCGGGTCGGGGCGCGTGCGGCGCAACGGGTGCTCTCGGCGGTGCCCGATCCGGGTCTGGGCCCGGTCGAGGTGGTCGGGGTCCCGCTGCGCAGCTCCATCACGTCGATGGACCGCCACGCGCTGCGGGCCGAGGCGCGGGCGTGTTTCGGGTTCGACGCCGACGCCCGGGTGCTGCTGGTGTTCGGCGGATCGCAGGGCGCCCAGTCGATCAACCGCGCCGTCGCTGCCGCTGCGCGACGTCTCGCGGCGGCGGGCATCTCGGTTCTGCACGCGCACGGCCCGAAGAACACGCTGCAGCTGCCGGCGCCGGCCGACGGCGCCCCGCCGTACGTGGCGGTGCCGTACCTGGACCGGATGGATCTGGCCTACGCGGCCGCCGATCTGGCGATCTGCCGGTCGGGGGCGATGACGGTGGCCGAGGTCTCGGCGGTGGGTCTGCCCGCGATCTACGTCCCGCTGCCGATCGGCAACGGCGAACAGCGGTTCAACGCGCTGCCGGTGGTGCAGGCCGGCGGCGGCCTGCTCATCGACGACGCCGACCTCGGCCCGGATCTGGTCGCCGACACCGTGATCGGGCTGTTGACCGATCCGGCCCGGCTGGCCGCGATGACCACCGCCGCCGCCCTGGCCGGCCATCGCGACGCGGCCGAACAGGTCGCCAAGGTGGCGCTGGAGGTGGCCCGCGACGGTCGCCGGGCTCGGGACGGGTCCGCGGGACGGGTCGTGCGCAGGACCAGCAGGAGCCGGCGAGAGGGCGGGCGGTGACGCAGGCCTCGTTACCCGCGGAGCTGCGGCGGGTGCACATGGTCGGCATCGGCGGGGCCGGGATGTCCGGCATCGCCCGCATCCTGCTGGACCGGGGCGCGCTGGTGTCGGGTTCGGACGCCAAGGAGTCCCGCGGGCTGGTGGCGTTGCGGGCCCGCGGCGCGCAGGTGCGGGTCGGCCATGACGAGTCGTCGCTGGATCTGCTGCCGGGCGGGCCGACCGCGGTGGTGACCACCCATGCCGCGATTCCCAAGACCAACCCCGAACTGGTGGAGGCGCGGCGCCGCGGCATCCCGGTGATCCTGCGCCCGGTGGTGCTCGCCAAGCTGATGGCCGGGTACACCACGTTGATGGTGACCGGCACCCACGGGAAGACCAGCACCACCTCGATGCTCACCGTGGCGCTGCAGCACGGTGGCTTCGACCCGTCCTTCGCGGTCGGCGGTGATCTGGGCGAGGCCGGCACCAACGCCCATCACGGCAGCGGGACGGTCTTCGTCGCCGAGGCCGACGAGAGCGACGGCTCGCTGTTGGAGTACACCCCCGACGTCGTGGTGGTGACCAATATCGAGGCCGACCACCTGGACTTCTTCGGCAGTCCGCAAGCCTACACCGCGGTGTTCGACGACTTCATGGAACGGCTGGCGCCCGGTGGTGTGCTGATCGCCTGTGTGGACGACCCGGGCGCGGCCGCCCTGGCCGACCGCACCGCCGCGCTGGGCATCCGGGTGCTGCGCTACGGCAGCCCGGCCCCGGGGCGGCCGGCGACCGAGCTGGCCGGCGCGCTGGTCGGGTGGGAGCATCAGGGCACCGGCGCGGTGGCCCAGATCCAGTTGGCGGGGGAGAACCACCCGCGTGCGATGCGGCTGGCGGTGCCGGGCCGGCACATGGCCCTCAACGCGCTCGGCGCACTGCTGGCGGCGCTGCAGGTCGGCGCCCCGGCCGACACCGTGCTCGACGGGCTGGCCGGGTTCGAAGGGGTGCGGCGGCGTTTCGAGCTGGTCGGCACCGCCAACGACATCCGGGTGTTCGACGACTACGCCCACCATCCCACCGAGGTCCGCGCGACGCTGGCGGCGCTGCGGGATGTGTTGCGCGACAGCGGCGATCGGCGGGGGCGGGCCATCGTGGTGTTCCAACCGCACCTGTACTCGCGCACCGAGGCCTTCGCGGCGGAGTTCGGCGCGGCGCTCAGCGCCGCCGACGAGGTGTTCGTGCTCGACGTGTATGCCGCGCGGGAACAACCCATCGCCGGGGTGAGCGGTGCGACCGTCGCCGAGCACGTGCGGGCGCCGGTGACCTACGTCCCGGACTTCTCCGCCGTCGCGGCCCGGGTGGCCGAGGTCGCCGCACCCGGCGACGTGGTGCTGACCATGGGCGCCGGCGACGTCACGCTGCTCGGTCAGGAGATCCTCAGTTCGGTGCGGGTGGTCGCCAACCGGGCCGGTCCGGGATCGCGGGGGATGAACCGGTCGTGACCGATCCGGAAGGGATCGAACCGGCGGGGACCGACGCGACCGGGGACCCGCACGGATCCGGGGTGACGCCGCCCGGCGCACCCGAACCCGGTGCCGCATCCGACCCGAGACCCGACCCCAACCCCGAGATGGACGCCGACCTCGCCGAATCGCGTTCGCAGTTCGAGGATTTCGAAGGCCCCCGGCGGCGTGCCCGCCGGGAGCGGGAGCAGCGGCGCGCCGCGGCGGCCCGGGCCCGGGCCATCGAACAGGCCCGCCGGGAGGCCAAGCGCCGGCTGCTGGCCGGTCAGGCGGAGCAGGCCGCCGGCCTGGACCGGCGCGCGGCGCGGGCGCTGAAGGCGTTGATGTGGGCGGCGGTGGTCAGCGTGGTCGCGGTGGCGGTGGGTCTGCTGCTGTACTTCACCCCGATCATGTCCGCGCGGGCGGTGATCGTCACCGGACTCGGCGAGTTGACCGAGCAGGAGGTGGTCGAGGTGGCCGCGATCCCACCCGGTGCACCGCTGCTGCAGGTCGACACCGACGAGGTGGCCGGACGGGTGGCGCAGATCCGCCGGGTGGCCAGCGTGCGGGTGCAGCGGGAGTATCCGTCGTCGGTGCGGATCACCGTCGTCGAACGGGTGCCGGTGGTGGTCAAGGACTATCCGGACGGTCCGCATCTGTTCGACCGGGACGGGGTGGATTTCGCCACCGCGCCGCCGCCGCCGGGACTGCCGTATCTGGACACCGACAATCCGGGGCCCAGCGATCCGGCGACCCAGGCCGCGCTGCAGGTGATGACGGCGCTGCGGCCGGAGGTGGTCGAGCAGGTGAGCAGGATCGCGGCGCCGTCGGTGGCGTCGATCACGTTGACGCTCAACGACGGCCGCGTGGTGGTGTGGGGGACCAACGACCGCACCGAGGAGAAGGCGATGAAGTTGGCGGCGTTGTTGACCCAGCCCGGCCAGACCTACGACGTCTCCAGCCCGGATCTGCCCACCGTCAAGTGACGGTGTGGGCAGAAACTTCTCCGCCCATCGGCGCGCCTGCGCGGATACCGACCCGAGTCGCCCTACGGTTCTGGTTGCACGGATTTACTTGACATAACTCTAAGCCTCTGGTTGAGGTTGAGGGTTTTGCCAACCGAGGCGGTCAAGGATTCGGCGCCCCGAACGGCAACTCAGGGAGGAAGACGATCGATGACCCCCCCGCACAACTATCTCGCCGTCATCAAGGTGGTCGGCATCGGCGGTGGCGGCGTCAATGCCGTCAACCGAATGATCGAACAGGGCCTGAAGGGCGTGGAGTTCATCGCCATCAACACCGACGCTCAGGCGCTGCTGATGAGCGATGCCGACGTCAAACTCGACGTCGGCCGGGAATCCACCCGAGGGCTGGGCGCCGGTGCGGACCCCGAGGTGGGCCGCAAGGCCGCCGAGGACGCCAAGGACGAGATCGAGGAGCTGCTCCGCGGCGCCGACATGGTGTTCGTCACCGCCGGTGAGGGCGGCGGCACCGGCACCGGCGGAGCCCCCGTGGTGGCGAGCATCGCCCGTAAGCTCGGCGCGCTGACCGTCGGCGTGGTGACCCGGCCGTTCTCGTTCGAGGGCCGGCGGCGCAGCAATCAGGCCGAACAGGGGATCGCCGCGCTGCGGGAGAGCTGCGACACCCTGATCGTGATCCCGAACGACAGGCTGCTGCAGATGGGCGATGCCGCGGTGTCACTGATGGACGCCTTCCGCGCCGCCGACGAGGTGCTGCTCAACGGCGTGCAGGGCATCACCGACCTGATCACCACCCCGGGCCTGATCAACGTCGACTTCGCCGACGTCAAGGGGGTGATGAGCGGCGCCGGCACGGCGCTGATGGGCATCGGCGCGGCGCGCGGCGACGGGCGGGCGCTCAAGGCCGCCGAGATCGCGATCAACTCCCCGCTGCTGGAGGCGTCGATGGAGGGCGCCCACGGCGTGCTGCTGTCCGTGGCCGGCGGCAGCGACCTGGGTCTCTTCGAGATCAACGAGGCCGCCTCGCTGGTGCAGGACTCGGCCCATCCGGAGGCCAACATCATCTTCGGCACCGTCATCGACGACTCGCTGGGCGACGAGGTGCGGGTGACCGTGATCGCCGCCGGGTTCGACGCCTCGGGTCCGAGCCGCAAACCGGTGGTCAACACCCCGAGTGCGGCGTCCACCCAGCCGATCGCCCCGGGCCGCGCCGGATCGGTGTCCTCGACGTTCTCCCCGGGCGAGGCGACCAGCGTGCCGGTGCACTCCAACGGCGCGACGGTCAGCGTCGGCGGCGAGGACGACGACGATGACGTCGACGTTCCGCCCTTCATGCGACGCTGATCGATACTGGGGACTGTGACCGTCCGCATCCGGCGCGTGATCACCACCCGCGCCGGCGGCGTCTCGGCGCCGCCCTACGACAGCTTCAATCTCGGCGACCACGTCGGTGACGATCCGGCCGCGGTGGCCGCGAACCGCGCCCGATTGGCGGCCACGATCGGTCTCGGTGAGGACCGATTGGTATGGATGAATCAGGTCCACGGAGACCGAATTGTCGTGGTCGACGATACGGTCGATCATGCGGTGGATGACGCCGACGGATTGGTGACCACAACACCGCGTTTGGCATTGGTTGTCGTGACCGCCGATTGTGTGCCGGTTTTGATGGCCGATGCGCGGGTCGGCGTGGTCGCGGCCGTCCATGCCGGCCGGGTCGGGGCGCAACGCGGTGTGGTGGTGCGGGCGGTGCAGACCATGCTCGACGTGGGCGCCCGGGTGGAGGACATCTCGGCGCTGCTCGGACCGGCGGTGAGCGGACGGAACTACGAGGTGCCCGCCGAGATGGCCGATGAGGTGGAACGAGCGCTGCCGGGCAGTCGCACCACCACCGCCAAGGGCACCCCGGGACTGGACCTCAGAGCTGGAATCGCCCGTCAGCTAACCGAATTGGGCGTCACCGCCATCGACATCGACCCACGCTGCACGGTGGACGACCCGGACCTGTTCAGCCATCGTCGGGGTGCGCCGACCGGCCGGTTGGCGTCGCTGATCTGGATGGAGTGATGCGAGGTGACTGATTCGGGTTCCGGGTCCCGACGGGCCCAGTTGGCCGTGGCGCTGGCGGCGCTGCGGGCCCGGTTGGAACAGGCCGCGGTGGCGGCCGGAAGGGCGGCCGACGAGATCGAATTACTGCCGATCACCAAATTCTTCCCGGCCTCCGATGTATTGATTCTTCACGGGCTCGGAATTTCTGCGTTCGGTGAATCCCGCGAACAGGAAGCGTCGGCGAAAATTGCCGAGGTGAATCGGAATTTGTCGGTCGAACAAAACGCATCACCGATTCGCTGGCATATGGTCGGCCGCATTCAGCGCAATAAGGCCAGAGCGGTGGCGCGGTGGGCGTATGCCGCCCACTCCGTCGACAACGCGAAACTGGTCGCCGCGCTGAGCCGGGGTGCCGTCCAGGCTCTCGACGAGGGCGTGCGCACCGCGCCGGTGCGGGTCTATGTCCAGGTCAGCCTCGACGGCGACGAACGGCGGGGCGGGGTGGACGTCGGCCGGCCGCAGCTGGTCGACGAGTTGTGCGCGGCGGTGCACGACGCCGCCGGGCTGGAGCTCGTCGGGTTGATGGGGATTCCGCCGCTGAACTGGGACGCCGAGGAGGCGTTCGCCCGGCTGGCGGCCGAGCACGCCCGGGTGCAGGAGGGCTATTCACACCGGCTGGGGCTGTCGGCCGGCATGTCCGGCGACCTCGAGGCGGCGGTGAAACACGGTTCGACATGTGTGCGTGTCGGTACCGCGTTGTTGGGGCCGCGCCCGCTAACGTCACCCGCAGTAGTCACTCCAGTCACACCTTCATCACAGACACCCCCAATCACTAGAGCCTCAGAAGGGTCGCGCGATGAGCACACTGCATAAGGTCAAGGCCTACTTCGGAATGGCACCGTTGGATGACTACGAGGACGAGTACTACGAGGACGACGAGCGTGGCCCCTCGCGCGGTGGGTATGCCCGCCGGCCGCGTGCCGAACGCTTCGAGGACGACGAGTACGGTCCGGTCGACGGTCGCGATTACGACGGTCCTGACTACGAAGCCCCCGGCTACCGTGGCGGATATCACGACGACCCGCGTTTCGAGCCCCGGATGCGGGCTCCGCGGGAGTTCGACCGGCCACACGACATGGGCCGGCCGAGGTTTGCCCCACTGCGCGGCGCGACCCGCGGTGCACTGGCGATGGATCCGCGCCGGATGGCGGAGTTGTTCGACGCCGGCAGCCCGCTGTCGAAGATCACCACGCTGCGGCCGAAGGACTACAGCGAGGCCCGCACCATCGGTGAGCGCTTCCGCGACGGCAACCCGGTGATCATGGACCTGGTCGCGATGGACAACGCCGACGCCAAGCGGCTGGTCGACTTCGCGGCCGGGCTGGCGTTCGCGCTGCGCGGCTCCTTCGACAAGGTCGCCACCAAGGTGTTCCTGCTGTCCCCGGCGGATGTGGACGTCACCGCCGAGGAGCGCCGCCGGATCGCCGAGGCCGGTTTCTACAGCTACCAGTAGAGCTACCGGCAGCGGTTTCCGGCCCCCGCCACCGGAACCCGGCTCGGCCCGGCCCGGCGGCATCCGGCACGCCGGGTAGGCTGACGACATCACGCGGGTGAGGGTGGTGCATCCGGCCGACGACGGCCGGCGATGGTTCACCCCACCTGTATCGAATGTCACATCGGGCGCTAGTAAAGGACGACATAGTTGTCGCTGTTTTTCACCATCCTTGGGTTGGCGCTGTTCGTTTTCTGGCTGCTGCTCATCGCCAGGGTCGTGGTCGAGTTCATCCGGTCCTTCAGCCGGGACTGGCACCCCAAGGGTCTGACCGTGGTGATCCTGGAGACCATCATGACGGTGACCGATCCGCCGGTTCGGCTGCTGCGGCGTCTCATTCCGCAGCTCACGGTGGGTGCGGTCCGGTTCGACCTGTCCATCATGGTGCTGCTGCTGGTGGCGTTCATCGGTATGCAGCTGGCCTTCGGCGCCGCGGCCTGAACGCCGACGGGCCGGGCCGGGGCCCGAGCCCGCCGCGGTGGGGCGGCCGAGTTTGCCAGAAGAACTGGAATATCACTAAGAAGATTGAAATAAGCTCTTAATAATCGGCCGCCCCTGCAACCGCCGGGTCTGGTGTGACAGGATGGACGCCAGTTACCAGCCGACGAGGCTCTACACTTTGAAATCGGTTGACGGTCCAGACTCCAAGGGGGCATAGAATGCCGCTCACACCAGCCGACGTACACAATGTCGCGTTCAGTAAGCCGCCGATAGGAAAGCGCGGTTATAACGAGGATGAGGTCGACGCGTTTCTCGATCTGGTCGAGAACGAACTCGCCCGCCTCATCGAGGAGAACACCGACCTGCGCCAGCGGGTGGCGGAGTTGGACCAGGAATTGCAGGCCGCTCGTGCGGCGGCCGGCGGCGGACAGTCGACTCAGGCGATTCCGCTGTACCAGCCGGAACCGGAACCCGAGCCTGCGCCCCAGCCCGAGCAGTCGACCGCCGTCAGCGAGGATCAGCACCTCAAGGCCGCCAAGGTCCTGAGCCTGGCCCAGGACACCGCCGACCGTCTGACCAGCACCGCCAAGGCGGAGTCGGAGAAGATGCTCGCCGATGCCCGCGCCCAGGCCGACGCGATGATCGCCGAGGCGCGCAGCACCGCCGAGACCACCATCGCCGATGCGCGTCAGCGTTCCGAGGCGATGCTCAACGACGCCAAGACCCGGTCCGAGGCTCAGCTGCGCCAGGCGCAGGAGAAGGCCGACGCCCTGCAGGCCGACGCCGAGCGCAAGCATTCCGAGATCATGGGCACCATCAACCAGCAACGCACCGTGCTGGAGGGACGCCTCGAGCAGCTGCGCACCTTCGAGCGCGAGTATCGCACCCGGCTCAAGACCTATCTGGAGTCCCAGCTCGAAGAGCTCGGTCAGCGTGGCTCGGCGGCGCCGGTGGACTCGACCGCCAACAGCGACAGCGGCGCCTTCAACCAGTTCACCCGCGGAAGCAACTGAGCTGATCTTGACTGAGCTCACAACCCGTGTTCGGGCGGTCCCGTGCTGATCATCGCGTTGGTCATGGCCGTGATCGGCCTGGCGGCGCTGGTGACCGCCGTGGTCACCAGCAACGAGGTGATCGCGTGGGTGTGCATCGGGGCCAGCCTGATCGGTGTGATCCTGCTGATCGTCGACGCGGTCCGGGAACGCAGCCGGCCTGCCGCCGGGGCCGCGGAACCCGGCGGGAGCGGCGAGCCTGAATCCGAGACCGACACCGACACCTCGACGGAGCGCGGCTT contains:
- a CDS encoding cell division protein FtsQ/DivIB; protein product: MDADLAESRSQFEDFEGPRRRARREREQRRAAAARARAIEQARREAKRRLLAGQAEQAAGLDRRAARALKALMWAAVVSVVAVAVGLLLYFTPIMSARAVIVTGLGELTEQEVVEVAAIPPGAPLLQVDTDEVAGRVAQIRRVASVRVQREYPSSVRITVVERVPVVVKDYPDGPHLFDRDGVDFATAPPPPGLPYLDTDNPGPSDPATQAALQVMTALRPEVVEQVSRIAAPSVASITLTLNDGRVVVWGTNDRTEEKAMKLAALLTQPGQTYDVSSPDLPTVK
- the ftsZ gene encoding cell division protein FtsZ; translated protein: MTPPHNYLAVIKVVGIGGGGVNAVNRMIEQGLKGVEFIAINTDAQALLMSDADVKLDVGRESTRGLGAGADPEVGRKAAEDAKDEIEELLRGADMVFVTAGEGGGTGTGGAPVVASIARKLGALTVGVVTRPFSFEGRRRSNQAEQGIAALRESCDTLIVIPNDRLLQMGDAAVSLMDAFRAADEVLLNGVQGITDLITTPGLINVDFADVKGVMSGAGTALMGIGAARGDGRALKAAEIAINSPLLEASMEGAHGVLLSVAGGSDLGLFEINEAASLVQDSAHPEANIIFGTVIDDSLGDEVRVTVIAAGFDASGPSRKPVVNTPSAASTQPIAPGRAGSVSSTFSPGEATSVPVHSNGATVSVGGEDDDDDVDVPPFMRR
- the ftsW gene encoding putative lipid II flippase FtsW encodes the protein MSAILDRLRHRRTSPAADDSASEPGEREASGPAGEAGAGSTGRPAGTAITGVRTRISAWIGRPMTSFHLIIAVTALLTLLGLTMVLSASGVRSYGDDGSPWAIFSRQVLWTLIGLVAFYVAVRTRIRVLRRFAFAGYLVTIVLLILVLIPGIGTVANGSRGWFVFGSLSMQPSEVAKISLALWGAHLLAARRMERASLREMLIPLVPATVVALALIAAQPDLGHTVSLGIILLALLWYAGLPLRVFVSSLVAIVAAAAVLAMAEGYRSVRVQSWLNPNADPQGAGYQARQARFALANGGFFGEGLGQGTAKWNYLPEAHNDFIFAIIGEELGFVGAMAVLCLFGLFAYTGMRIARRSVDPFLRLFTATATMWLLSQVFINVGYVVGLLPVTGLQLPLISAGGTASVTTLFMMGLIANAARHEPEAVAALRAGRDDRVNRWLRLPLPEPYAPTRLEAARDRLRSRPGRQRGSKQAPRQTARTRRAAVRTGHPADRPARRSGHHGGGRRSGGRVRQDRTARRSGAARSGAGQRQQGRRARALEGRRQG
- a CDS encoding cell division protein SepF encodes the protein MSTLHKVKAYFGMAPLDDYEDEYYEDDERGPSRGGYARRPRAERFEDDEYGPVDGRDYDGPDYEAPGYRGGYHDDPRFEPRMRAPREFDRPHDMGRPRFAPLRGATRGALAMDPRRMAELFDAGSPLSKITTLRPKDYSEARTIGERFRDGNPVIMDLVAMDNADAKRLVDFAAGLAFALRGSFDKVATKVFLLSPADVDVTAEERRRIAEAGFYSYQ
- a CDS encoding YggT family protein, translated to MSLFFTILGLALFVFWLLLIARVVVEFIRSFSRDWHPKGLTVVILETIMTVTDPPVRLLRRLIPQLTVGAVRFDLSIMVLLLVAFIGMQLAFGAAA
- a CDS encoding YggS family pyridoxal phosphate-dependent enzyme yields the protein MTDSGSGSRRAQLAVALAALRARLEQAAVAAGRAADEIELLPITKFFPASDVLILHGLGISAFGESREQEASAKIAEVNRNLSVEQNASPIRWHMVGRIQRNKARAVARWAYAAHSVDNAKLVAALSRGAVQALDEGVRTAPVRVYVQVSLDGDERRGGVDVGRPQLVDELCAAVHDAAGLELVGLMGIPPLNWDAEEAFARLAAEHARVQEGYSHRLGLSAGMSGDLEAAVKHGSTCVRVGTALLGPRPLTSPAVVTPVTPSSQTPPITRASEGSRDEHTA
- the wag31 gene encoding DivIVA-like cell division protein Wag31 is translated as MPLTPADVHNVAFSKPPIGKRGYNEDEVDAFLDLVENELARLIEENTDLRQRVAELDQELQAARAAAGGGQSTQAIPLYQPEPEPEPAPQPEQSTAVSEDQHLKAAKVLSLAQDTADRLTSTAKAESEKMLADARAQADAMIAEARSTAETTIADARQRSEAMLNDAKTRSEAQLRQAQEKADALQADAERKHSEIMGTINQQRTVLEGRLEQLRTFEREYRTRLKTYLESQLEELGQRGSAAPVDSTANSDSGAFNQFTRGSN
- the murG gene encoding undecaprenyldiphospho-muramoylpentapeptide beta-N-acetylglucosaminyltransferase: MPDPEDREMVDREISVVLAGGGTAGHVEPAMAVADALTALEPGVRITALGTHRGLETRLVPERGYRLELITPVPLPRKPTADLARLPLRVRRAVRETRAVLDAVRADVVIGFGGYVALPAYLAARGGLRRRSAVPVVVHEANAHAGWANRVGARAAQRVLSAVPDPGLGPVEVVGVPLRSSITSMDRHALRAEARACFGFDADARVLLVFGGSQGAQSINRAVAAAARRLAAAGISVLHAHGPKNTLQLPAPADGAPPYVAVPYLDRMDLAYAAADLAICRSGAMTVAEVSAVGLPAIYVPLPIGNGEQRFNALPVVQAGGGLLIDDADLGPDLVADTVIGLLTDPARLAAMTTAAALAGHRDAAEQVAKVALEVARDGRRARDGSAGRVVRRTSRSRREGGR
- the murC gene encoding UDP-N-acetylmuramate--L-alanine ligase; this translates as MTQASLPAELRRVHMVGIGGAGMSGIARILLDRGALVSGSDAKESRGLVALRARGAQVRVGHDESSLDLLPGGPTAVVTTHAAIPKTNPELVEARRRGIPVILRPVVLAKLMAGYTTLMVTGTHGKTSTTSMLTVALQHGGFDPSFAVGGDLGEAGTNAHHGSGTVFVAEADESDGSLLEYTPDVVVVTNIEADHLDFFGSPQAYTAVFDDFMERLAPGGVLIACVDDPGAAALADRTAALGIRVLRYGSPAPGRPATELAGALVGWEHQGTGAVAQIQLAGENHPRAMRLAVPGRHMALNALGALLAALQVGAPADTVLDGLAGFEGVRRRFELVGTANDIRVFDDYAHHPTEVRATLAALRDVLRDSGDRRGRAIVVFQPHLYSRTEAFAAEFGAALSAADEVFVLDVYAAREQPIAGVSGATVAEHVRAPVTYVPDFSAVAARVAEVAAPGDVVLTMGAGDVTLLGQEILSSVRVVANRAGPGSRGMNRS
- the pgeF gene encoding peptidoglycan editing factor PgeF, translated to MTVRIRRVITTRAGGVSAPPYDSFNLGDHVGDDPAAVAANRARLAATIGLGEDRLVWMNQVHGDRIVVVDDTVDHAVDDADGLVTTTPRLALVVVTADCVPVLMADARVGVVAAVHAGRVGAQRGVVVRAVQTMLDVGARVEDISALLGPAVSGRNYEVPAEMADEVERALPGSRTTTAKGTPGLDLRAGIARQLTELGVTAIDIDPRCTVDDPDLFSHRRGAPTGRLASLIWME